The following proteins are encoded in a genomic region of Populus nigra chromosome 16, ddPopNigr1.1, whole genome shotgun sequence:
- the LOC133675811 gene encoding nuclear poly(A) polymerase 1, translating into MGSPGLINRNNGQQQQQQRLGITEPISLGGPTEYDVTKTRELEKFLQDAGLYESQEEAVSREEVLGRLDQIVKNWVKVISRAKRLNEQLVQEANAKIFTFGSYRLGVHGPGADIDTLCVGPRHATREEDFFGELHRMLSEMPEVTELHPVPDAHVPVMRFKFKGVSIDLLYAKLSLWVIPEDLDVSQDSMLHNADEQTVRSLNGCRVTDQILRLVPNIQNFRTTLRCMRFWAKRRGVYSNVSGFLGGINWALLVARICQLFPNALPNMLVSRFFRVYTQWRWPNPVMLCAIEEGSLGLPVWDPRRNPKDRYHLMPIITPAYPSMNSSYNVSSSTLRIMTEEFQRGNEICEAMEVSKAEWDTLFEPFSFFEAYKNYLQIDISAENEDDLRQWKGWVESRLRQLTLKIERHTYNMLQCHPHPGEFSDKSRPLHCSYFMGLQRKQGVPVNEGEQFDIRITVDEFKNSVNMYTLWKPGMEIHVTHVKKRNIPNFVFPSGVRPSRPSKATWDGRRSSEAKVANNSSADKIEGKGVLDGSDEGKKRKRIDDDTENNLRNPKGYAAMPPSGGEVHEGSPPVGNVSSCSTQSDLVITNSLGELKGEKADNSETESLNNSQNLAGIFAQNGELDGILRCNLPDKGLPANNDTSSSKEAEKLAIDKIMSGPYVAHQALPQELDELEDDFVYTNQGKGSEWAAKGSPMESSLSNTAVEQTNESIAAVACSNGAGPSAYLYPNGGSEELEPAELMAPLFNGISSAPPVAQPKPLIRLNFTSLGKAAGKST; encoded by the exons atgggGAGCCCAGGTTTAATCAATCGAAATAAcgggcagcagcagcagcagcagagacTAGGCATTACAGAACCAATTTCATTGGGTGGACCAACAGAGTACGATGTGACAAAGACCCGTGAACTCGAAAAG TTTTTGCAAGATGCGGGATTGTATGAAAGTCAGGAGGAAGCTGTGAGTAGAGAGGAAGTACTTGGGAGACTTGACCAG ATTGTGAAGAATTGGGTTAAAGTAATTAGCCGTGCTAAACGGTTGAATGAGCAACTGGTGCAAGAAGCAAATGCTAAGATTTTCACATTTGGTTCTTATCGCCTAGGG gtgcATGGCCCCGGTGCAGATATAGATACTCTTTGCGTGGGACCTAGACATGCAACAAGAGAA GAAGATTTTTTTGGTGAGTTACATAGAATGTTGTCAGAGATGCCTGAAGTAACAGAGTTGCACCCTGTGCCTGATGCTCATGTTCCAGTGATGAGATTCAAATTTAAGGGTGTTTCTATTGATCTTCTTTATGCTAAACTGTCTCTTTGGGTTATTCCTGAA GATTTAGATGTTTCACAAGACTCGATGCTGCATAATGCAGATGAACAGACTGTTCGAAGTCTCAATGGTTGCCGAGTTACTGACCAGATTTTACGTTTGGTGCCAAATATTCAG AATTTCCGCACAACATTGCGATGCATGAGGTTTTGGGCAAAGCGTCGTGGTGTATATTCAAAT GTTTCAGGGTTTCTTGGTGGTATAAATTGGGCGTTGCTTGTTGCTCGCATATGCCAGCTATTTCCAAATGCACTCCCAAATATGTTAGTGTCTCGGTTCTTCAGGGTGTACACTCAGTGGCGTTGGCCAAACCCAGTTATGCTATGTGCTATCGAAGAAGGATCCCTTGGTCTTCCTGTTTGGGATCCTAGAAGAAATCCGAAGGACAGATATCATTTGATGCCTATAATTACTCCTGCTTATCCTTCAATGAATTCTAGCTACAATGTATCTTCGAGCACACTGCGTATAATGACAGAAGAGTTTCAGAGAGGAAATGAAATTTGTGAG GCTATGGAGGTGAGCAAGGCAGAATGGGACACCCTTTTTGAGCCATTTTCCTTCTTTGAAGCATATAAGAATTATCTACAGATAGACATCAGTGCTGAAAATGAAGATGATTTAAGACAGTGGAAGGGATGGGTTGAATCCCGTCTCCGTCAACTTACCCTGAAG ATTGAGAGGCACACCTACAACATGCTCCAATGTCACCCCCACCCAGGCGAGTTTTCAGACAAATCAAGACCTTTACATTGCTCTTACTTTATGGGCTTGCAACGTAAACAAGGAGTTCCTGTAAATGAAGGTGAACAGTTTGATATAAGGATAACTGTTGATGAATTCAAAAACTCTGTCAACATGTACACATTATGGAAGCCTGGAATGGAGATCCATGTAACTCATGTAAAAAAGAGGAACATACcgaattttgtttttccaagTGGGGTTCGTCCTTCTCGTCCATCAAAGGCAACTTGGGATGGTAGGCGGAGTTCAGAAGCCAAGGTTGCTAATAATTCTTCAGCAGATAAGATTGAAGGCAAAGGAGTTCTTGATGGATCAGATGAGGGAAAGAAGAGAAAGCGAATTGATGACGATACAGAAAATAACTTGAGAAATCCCAAGGGCTATGCTGCCATGCCTCCCTCCGGTGGGGAAGTTCATGAGGGCAGTCCTCCTGTTGGTAATGTCAGTTCTTGCTCTACACAAAGTGACCTTGTAATTACAAACAGTTTAGGGGAATTGAAGGGGGAGAAAGCTGACAACAGTGAAACAGAAAGCTTAAATAATTCACAAAATTTAGCAGggatttttgctcaaaatggTGAGCTTGATGGAATATTGAGATGTAACCTTCCGGACAAAGGTTTGCCAGCTAACAATGATACTTCAAGTTCTAAAGAGGCTGAGAAGCTGgcaattgataaaataatgtcTGGTCCTTATGTTGCCCACCAAGCTTTACCACAAGAACTCGATGAGCTCGAAGATGACTTTGTATATACAAATCAGGGAAAGGGTTCAGAGTGGGCTGCAAAAGGTAGCCCAATGGAATCGTCATTGTCAAATACAGCAGTAGAACAAACAAATGAATCTATAGCAGCAGTTGCATGCAGCAATGGAGCTGGTCCATCTGCTTATTTGTACCCTAACGGTGGCTCGGAGGAGCTTGAG CCTGCTGAACTTATGGCACCATTGTTCAACGGAATCTCTTCAGCTCCACCTGTGGCACAACCGAAACCACTTATCAG